ATGCAACCCACTGACCATCAATCAAGGCCAGACGAACGCCGGAAACTGGACCTTCGAAAGGCAGTCCGGAAATCATCGTGGAAGCAGACGCACCGTTGAGTGCGATCATGTCGTATGCGTCTTCTGGGTTGACGGAGAGAACGGTCTCTACAACCTGGACTTCGTTGCGCAAGGTGTGCGGGAACAATGGGCGCAAAGGACGGTCGATGATTCGGCAGGCCAGAATGGCTTCCGAGGACGGGCGACCTTCACGACGGAAGAACGAGCCGGGAATCTTGCCGGCTGCGTACATCTTTTCTTCCACATCAACGGTGAGTGGGAAGAAATCGTAATTTTCCTTGGGGCTTGAACCAGCTGTTGTGGTTGAAAGCACCATTGAATCATCATCAAGATAGGCTGCGACCGCACCGTCTGCCTGCTGGGCAAGACGACCGGTTTCGAAACGCAATGTGCGCGTTCCGAATGAGCCATTGTCAATAACCGCTTCTGCGGCTTGTATTTCGGGACCCTCCACGGGTTCCTCCTTCACTATTTTTTTCATCACATTCGCTAGATTGACTAGCCAAAACCTAGCGCCATCTAGCGCTTCATCCATCTTGTGCATCCCGGACGCGGTATACCTGACCGCGTGCTCCTTGCTGGAGATACCTGCTGTGTCCGCATTATTCCGTCATACCTTGAACCGTCTTCGACTCACGTTGCGAATTCATGACGACTCATCTGTCTAACCATCTGCTGTGCCCAGCATCTACCGTATTCACTTGTTCCGAATGCCGGTATGCAAAAGCGCCCGAGCATATTGCCCGGGCGGAAGTATTCAATTATCGGCGCAATCCCAGATTGCTGATCAATGAACGGTAACGTTCGATGTCAACTCGCTGTAGATAATCGAGCAGACGACGACGGTCGCCAACCATCAGAAGCAAACCACGACGTGAATGGTGGTCGTGCTTGTGTTCTTTCAGGTGCTCGGTCAGGTCGCTGATGCGCTTGGTCAGCAACGCAACTTGAACTTCGGGAGAACCCGTATCACCCTCATGCGTCGCGTACTTGGTGACGATCTCTTGCTTTTCCTGTGCCGTAAGTGCCACGGCTCCTCCTTGATATTG
This Bifidobacterium sp. WK041_4_12 DNA region includes the following protein-coding sequences:
- the rpsO gene encoding 30S ribosomal protein S15; this translates as MALTAQEKQEIVTKYATHEGDTGSPEVQVALLTKRISDLTEHLKEHKHDHHSRRGLLLMVGDRRRLLDYLQRVDIERYRSLISNLGLRR